CACCACACTGGGGGCGGTGAGCAGCACGGCGCTGCCCGGCCCGGTGTCCGTGGCCGGCGCGTTCGGCGATCTCGTCGGCACCGGGGTGTTCTGGCAGGCCGTCGGCGACACCCTGCGCGGCGCGGTCACCGGGCTCGCGGTGGCCGTCGCCGTCGGCATCCCGGTCGGCCTGGTCACGGGCGTGTACGCGGCGGCCGAGGAGTCCTCGCGGCTGCTGACCGAGATCCTGCGCTCCTTCCCGGTCATCGCCCTGCTGCCGGTGTTCCTGCTGGTCCTCGGCTCGACGCCGGGCATGAAGGCCACGGTCGTTTTCATCGCCTGCGTCTTCCCGGTGCTCCTCCAGGCCCAGTACGGCGCCCGCAGCGTGCCCCCGGCCGTCCACGACACCGTACGGACCTACCGCATCCCGCGACTGCTGCGCTTCCGGCGGGTGATCCTGCCGGGCGCGGTGCCGTCCGTGATGACGGGACTGCGGCTGGCCGCGACGACCTCCGTGCTGGTGGCCATCGGCGTCGAGGTGCTCACCACGCTCCCCGGCATCGGCCACATGATCATGGAGTCGCAGGCGGCCGGGGCGTCCGACCGGGCGTACGCGTACATCCTCACCGCCGGCGCGATCGGCTACTCGATCACCCTGCTGGCCCAGTTCGCCGAACGCCGGCTGCTGCGCTGGCGGCCGCCCACGCACCCCGGGGAGGCATAGAACCGTGCACCGCCCGCCGTGGAACCGACCGCCGCTGAACCGCCCGCTGTCGAACCGCCCGCTGTCGAACCGGATGCTGCTGAACCGGATGCTGCGCCAACTGTGGCTGCCCGTCCTGGTGTTCGTGATCCTGCTGCTCGCCACCGCGGGCAGCACCAGCTTCTACTTCCCGCCTCTGACCACGGTGCTCGACACCCTGTGGAGCGAACTCGCCCACGGCGGACTCCTCGACGACCTCTTCTTCAGCCTGCGCAACATCGCGCTCGGCCTGGCGCTCGCCACCGTCGTGGGCGTCGGCGCGGGCCTGGTCATCGGCGAGGTCCGCACCCTGCGCCTGGCCACCGCACCGCTGCTCGACTTCGCCCGCGCCACCCCGACCGTCGGCTTCGTGCCCGTCATCATCCTCACCCTGGGCATCGGCTCAGGACCCAAGGTCTTCCTGATCTTCCTCGGCTCCCTCTGGCCGATCCTGCTCAACACGGTCAGCGGAGTGCGGTCCATCGGCCCGGCCGTGCACGAGACCGCCCGCGGCTACCGCATCCCCTGGCGCCTGCGGCTGCGCCGGGTGATCCTGCCCGGCGCCCTGCCCCAGGTCTTCGCGGGCATCCGGGTCGCCCTGTCCATCGCCGTCGTCCTCATGGTCGTCAGCGAGATCTACGGATCGCCCGTGGGCCTCGGCAACTTCATCCTGCAGAGCGGGTCGAGCTTCCACGTCGCCGAGACCTGGGCCGGCACCCTCCTCATCGGCGTCCTCGGCTACGTCCTGAGCGTGCTGCTCCTGCTCGTCGAGCACCGTCTCCTGGGCTGGCACCACCAACGCGCCCCCCGCACGCCCCGCGCCCGCCCGACCCCGCCCGCGCCCCCAGAGAAGAGCAACGGAGCCGTCGTATGAGCCGAATGACCCGCGGGTCCACCCTGTACGTCGAGGACCTCGGCATGACCTTCGGCCAGGGGCCGCAGGAGCACCGGGTGCTCGACGGGCTCACCCTGCGCGTGGACCCGGGGGAGTCCGTGTGCATCGTCGGACCCTCCGGCGCGGGCAAGACGACGCTGCTGCGCGCTCTCGCCGGGCTGACCCCGGCCACCTCCGGCACGGTCCGCTACGGCGAGCAGCCCCTCACCGGTCCGCACGCCGACATCGCCGTCGTCTCCCAGGACTACCGGGGCTCGCTGCTGCCCTGGATGCGGGTGTGGGACAACGTCGCCTTCCCGCTCCAGGGCCGGGGCGTGCGCAAGCCGGAGCGCCGACGCCGGGCCCTGGAGTGCCTGGCCGCGGTCGGCCTGGCGGACGTCGGGGACAAGTACCCCTGGCAGCTCTCCGGCGGAATGCAGCAACGGGTGGCCATCGCGCGCGGGCTCGCCTACGACGCCCCGGTCCTGCTCATGGACGAACCGTTCGGGTCGGTGGACGCGCAGTCCCGGTTCGACCTGGAGGACCTGACGCTGCAACTGCGCCGGCAACTGGGCATCACCGTCGTCGTGGTCACCCACGACATCGACGAGTCCGTCTACCTCGGCGACCGCGTCATCGTCCTCGGCGGAAAGCCGACCCGCGTCCTGGACACCCTGGCCGTCCCCTTCGGCGCCGACCGCGACCAGCTCACCACCCGCGCGGACCCGCGCTTCGCCGAACTGCGCACGACGGTCCTGGCCCAGATCCGCGGCGAGGGCCTTCCCGCCCGCAACTGACCCGAGGCCCCGCCCCTCAAGCGACTCCCCTTTCCCCTTTCCCCGTTCCCCGTTCCCTCTCCCCGTTCCCTCTCCCTCTCCCCACTCCCTTTTCCCGGCCGTCGCGCCACGCGTCGGTCACCCCTGCCCGAAAACACTGGAAGACAAAGGAGTTCACAGTGCCGCACACCCCCAGGACCCTCGAGGACGTGGACGTGGACGTGGACGTCAGCTACCGCGCGCGCCCCCGCGCCCTCCTCGTCGCGGTGGCCGCCGCCATGGCCCCGACGCTGCTCGCCCCGGCCACCGCGCACGCCGCGACCGCCAAGGCAGGCAAGCGGATCACGGTCGCGTCCGGCGAGACCCTCGAACTCACCGAGACCACCACCGCGACCCGCCTCACCATCGCGGAGGGCGGGGTCATCACCGTCCCCGACGGCTACAGCCTGAGCCTCACCGTCAACGGGGTGGAGACCGGCAGCGAACTGGCCGCCCTCACCGACGGCTACGGCGGAGGAGCCACCGCCATCGCCGCCGGCGCCTACCGCGGCACCGTCGTCCTCACCGTCGCCGAGGCCACCGAAGTGGCCTTCAGCGACCTCACCTTCCCCTTCCGCCAGGCGCT
This window of the Streptomyces sp. NBC_01275 genome carries:
- a CDS encoding ABC transporter permease; amino-acid sequence: MVRVRLLQLGALAAVLALWALVTTLGAVSSTALPGPVSVAGAFGDLVGTGVFWQAVGDTLRGAVTGLAVAVAVGIPVGLVTGVYAAAEESSRLLTEILRSFPVIALLPVFLLVLGSTPGMKATVVFIACVFPVLLQAQYGARSVPPAVHDTVRTYRIPRLLRFRRVILPGAVPSVMTGLRLAATTSVLVAIGVEVLTTLPGIGHMIMESQAAGASDRAYAYILTAGAIGYSITLLAQFAERRLLRWRPPTHPGEA
- a CDS encoding ABC transporter permease — protein: MHRPPWNRPPLNRPLSNRPLSNRMLLNRMLRQLWLPVLVFVILLLATAGSTSFYFPPLTTVLDTLWSELAHGGLLDDLFFSLRNIALGLALATVVGVGAGLVIGEVRTLRLATAPLLDFARATPTVGFVPVIILTLGIGSGPKVFLIFLGSLWPILLNTVSGVRSIGPAVHETARGYRIPWRLRLRRVILPGALPQVFAGIRVALSIAVVLMVVSEIYGSPVGLGNFILQSGSSFHVAETWAGTLLIGVLGYVLSVLLLLVEHRLLGWHHQRAPRTPRARPTPPAPPEKSNGAVV
- a CDS encoding ABC transporter ATP-binding protein → MSRMTRGSTLYVEDLGMTFGQGPQEHRVLDGLTLRVDPGESVCIVGPSGAGKTTLLRALAGLTPATSGTVRYGEQPLTGPHADIAVVSQDYRGSLLPWMRVWDNVAFPLQGRGVRKPERRRRALECLAAVGLADVGDKYPWQLSGGMQQRVAIARGLAYDAPVLLMDEPFGSVDAQSRFDLEDLTLQLRRQLGITVVVVTHDIDESVYLGDRVIVLGGKPTRVLDTLAVPFGADRDQLTTRADPRFAELRTTVLAQIRGEGLPARN